A portion of the Limosilactobacillus reuteri genome contains these proteins:
- a CDS encoding cysteine peptidase family C39 domain-containing protein, translated as MKFKKYYTAQVDESDCGVAALSMVLKYYKSKIPIARLRTLAKTSKEGTSIYGIIQAAKAYKLIGKAIRLKYDEFDKVQSYLPLIVHVIKNNSLQHYYVLNRITEKHVVLSDPDNDIGIIKKSREAFLKTSFVKLS; from the coding sequence GTGAAATTTAAGAAGTATTATACGGCTCAAGTCGATGAATCAGATTGTGGTGTGGCTGCCTTGAGTATGGTACTTAAGTATTATAAATCAAAAATACCAATCGCTAGGTTAAGAACATTAGCTAAAACTTCAAAAGAAGGAACCAGTATATATGGAATAATCCAAGCTGCAAAAGCATACAAATTGATAGGAAAAGCTATTCGTTTGAAATATGATGAATTTGATAAAGTTCAATCATACTTACCATTAATAGTACATGTTATAAAAAATAATAGTCTTCAGCATTATTATGTGCTTAACCGAATAACTGAAAAACATGTCGTACTTTCAGATCCAGATAATGATATAGGAATAATTAAGAAATCAAGAGAAGCTTTTTTAAAGACGTCGTTTGTAAAATTAAGTTAG
- a CDS encoding IS30 family transposase: MTYKHLTTRELTLIADFWYQGTKAYRTAKLLQRSQETIYRVYRFLNDGKTIDQYLQTYQRHKRRCGRKQTQLPTIEVNYIHAQIKAGWTPDTIIGRHEHPISCSMRTLYRMFARNQYGFSVKQLPMKGKRHPNGYVEHRGKAGQLGCSIYQRYRDFPHYQHEFGHFEADTVQGKAHRGAVMTLVERQSKVMIVLNIHHKTDEAVNCQLDQWLAKLPRHFVKSITFDNGKEFAGWREIANKYDLHTYFAEVGAPNQRGLNENNNGLLRRDGLSKKLDFRDLPDELVTQLMHRRNNIPRKSLNYRTPLEVFLSHVTEEQLSPFF, encoded by the coding sequence ATGACCTATAAACATCTTACCACACGTGAATTAACTCTCATAGCTGATTTTTGGTATCAAGGTACTAAAGCTTATCGGACTGCTAAATTACTTCAGCGTAGTCAAGAAACCATCTATCGTGTTTATCGTTTCCTCAACGACGGTAAAACCATCGACCAATATCTTCAGACTTATCAGCGACATAAGCGTCGTTGTGGTCGGAAGCAGACCCAACTGCCAACTATCGAAGTTAACTATATCCATGCGCAAATCAAGGCAGGTTGGACTCCTGATACTATTATTGGTCGTCATGAACACCCAATTAGCTGCAGTATGCGCACCCTTTATCGCATGTTTGCCCGCAATCAGTATGGCTTTTCCGTTAAACAGCTACCGATGAAAGGAAAACGCCATCCCAATGGCTATGTGGAACATCGTGGTAAAGCTGGCCAATTAGGATGCAGTATCTATCAACGATATCGTGATTTTCCGCATTACCAACATGAATTTGGGCACTTTGAAGCTGATACAGTTCAAGGTAAAGCTCACCGCGGAGCGGTAATGACGCTAGTAGAGCGACAATCCAAAGTAATGATTGTCCTTAATATTCATCATAAAACAGACGAAGCAGTGAATTGTCAGCTTGATCAATGGCTCGCTAAACTGCCACGTCACTTTGTTAAATCAATTACTTTTGATAACGGGAAAGAATTTGCTGGATGGCGAGAAATAGCCAATAAGTATGATCTTCACACCTATTTTGCGGAAGTCGGTGCTCCCAATCAACGAGGGTTAAACGAAAATAATAACGGCCTCTTGCGTCGTGATGGTCTTAGTAAAAAGCTAGATTTTCGCGATTTACCAGACGAACTAGTCACTCAGCTAATGCATCGTCGCAACAATATCCCACGAAAATCTCTTAATTATCGTACACCATTAGAAGTATTCTTGAGTCATGTCACAGAAGAACAACTTTCACCTTTTTTCTAA
- a CDS encoding ABC transporter transmembrane domain-containing protein — translation MVMCAILSMSAEIIGAFLFQGIIDNFLPQRELGILSIVSLGLIIGYFVGNLAKFINEFLTDVLGQKLTQKIIMDYLKHVFKLPISFFETRKRGEIISRFNDSNKIVEAIANIYITCSINILMVIGTLGVLFLQSSYLAFIAIMFLPIYLIVIFFFVKVLADCMK, via the coding sequence ATAGTTATGTGTGCCATTCTATCCATGAGCGCTGAGATAATAGGAGCATTTCTCTTTCAAGGTATTATTGATAATTTTTTACCCCAACGAGAATTAGGAATACTTAGTATAGTTTCATTAGGACTTATTATTGGGTATTTTGTTGGGAATTTGGCGAAATTTATTAATGAATTTCTAACAGATGTATTAGGTCAAAAATTAACTCAAAAAATAATAATGGATTATTTGAAGCATGTATTTAAATTGCCTATAAGCTTTTTTGAAACTAGAAAACGTGGTGAAATAATTTCTCGCTTTAATGATTCTAATAAGATAGTTGAGGCTATAGCGAATATTTATATTACTTGTAGCATCAATATACTAATGGTTATTGGAACACTAGGAGTTTTATTTTTACAAAGCTCTTACTTAGCATTTATAGCTATTATGTTTTTACCAATTTATTTAATTGTGATTTTCTTCTTTGTAAAGGTATTGGCAGATTGCATGAAATAG
- a CDS encoding ABC transporter transmembrane domain-containing protein, whose translation MQKNSEISSLIVDSLSGIETVKSMGWENNYIAKITQKYFELMKVNISFAKVYLLQQNLVLYVDAIYSVIILWLGSRLVINNNLLLGQLITFNALLVFLTTPLKELAQLQPKIQAASVANDRLNEILTISSEKKERGKLLEFQNSEELFVLKNVSYAYNFGRQDLNNINLRVKKSEKIVLACILQNTGNSRSE comes from the coding sequence ATGCAGAAAAATTCTGAAATTAGCTCGCTTATTGTTGATAGTTTATCTGGTATCGAGACGGTTAAGAGTATGGGCTGGGAAAATAATTATATAGCCAAAATAACGCAAAAGTATTTTGAACTTATGAAAGTCAATATTTCTTTTGCAAAGGTTTACCTTTTACAACAAAATTTAGTTTTATATGTTGATGCAATATATAGTGTCATTATTTTATGGCTAGGATCTCGCTTGGTAATTAATAATAATTTATTATTGGGGCAGCTGATTACTTTTAATGCATTACTAGTATTTTTAACGACCCCGTTAAAAGAGTTAGCACAACTTCAACCAAAAATTCAAGCTGCAAGTGTTGCAAATGACAGGTTAAATGAGATATTAACCATTTCATCAGAAAAAAAAGAACGAGGTAAATTATTAGAATTTCAGAATTCAGAGGAACTATTTGTCTTAAAAAACGTGTCTTATGCATACAATTTTGGTAGACAAGATCTTAATAATATTAATTTAAGAGTAAAGAAATCTGAAAAAATTGTACTAGCCTGTATATTGCAAAATACAGGCAACAGTCGATCAGAATAG
- a CDS encoding aldo/keto reductase — protein sequence MILDETITLNSGVKIPKFALGTWMIDDDQVAEVVRNAIKMGYRHIDTAQAYDNERGVGEGIRTAGIDRDKIFVTSKIAAEHKDYDVTKKSIDETLEKMGLDYIDMMLIHSPQPWKEVNQSDNRYLEGNLAAWRAMEDAVNEGKIRTIGVSNFKKADLKNIIKNSDTVPAVDQVLAHIGHTPFNLLSFTHEHDIAVEAYSPVAHGAALDNPVIEKMAKKYNVSVPQLCIRYDWQLGMIVLPKTANPEHMKENAEIDFEISEADMDLLRRVKPLDYGDFDIYPVYGGKM from the coding sequence ATGATTTTAGATGAGACAATTACGCTTAACAGTGGTGTAAAGATTCCTAAGTTTGCCTTGGGAACCTGGATGATTGATGATGATCAAGTAGCTGAAGTAGTCCGCAACGCAATTAAGATGGGATATCGGCACATCGATACAGCTCAGGCTTATGACAATGAGCGGGGAGTCGGTGAAGGTATACGAACGGCCGGTATTGATCGGGATAAAATCTTTGTTACTTCAAAGATCGCTGCTGAACACAAAGATTATGATGTAACTAAAAAGTCGATTGACGAGACTCTTGAAAAGATGGGGCTTGATTATATCGACATGATGCTTATTCATAGTCCTCAACCATGGAAAGAAGTAAATCAATCCGATAATCGTTACCTGGAAGGAAATCTCGCAGCTTGGCGGGCTATGGAAGATGCCGTTAACGAAGGTAAGATTCGAACAATTGGCGTTTCGAATTTCAAAAAAGCCGATCTTAAAAATATTATCAAGAATAGCGATACCGTTCCCGCTGTTGATCAAGTTTTAGCTCATATTGGTCATACTCCATTCAATCTTTTATCATTTACTCATGAACACGACATTGCGGTTGAAGCATATTCACCAGTTGCTCACGGAGCTGCTTTGGACAATCCCGTAATTGAAAAGATGGCGAAAAAGTACAACGTTTCAGTTCCACAATTATGCATTCGGTATGATTGGCAATTAGGAATGATTGTCTTACCAAAGACTGCTAATCCAGAGCACATGAAGGAAAATGCTGAAATCGATTTTGAAATTTCTGAAGCTGATATGGACCTATTACGGCGAGTAAAGCCATTAGACTACGGTGATTTTGATATTTACCCTGTTTACGGTGGAAAAATGTAA
- the ltrA gene encoding group II intron reverse transcriptase/maturase, with product MRQSQKTEQQADRLSRIGLENRKYTRARSTGYGEGKGMSVTIQDLVLDRNNLNQAYLRVKRNKGAAGVDDMTVNDLLPYLRENKTELIASLREGKYKPAPVKRVEIPKPNGGVRRLGIPTVVDRMVQQAVAQILTPIFERIFSDNSFGFRPHRGAHDAISKVVDLYNQGYRRVVDLDLKAYFDNVNHDLMIKYLQQYIDDPWTLRLIRKFLTSGVLDHGLFAKSEKGTPQGGPLSPLLANIYLNELDEELTRRGHHFVRYADDCNIYVKSQRAGERVMRSITQFLEKRLKVKVNPDKTKVGSPLRLKFLGFSLGVDHNGAYARPAKQSQQRVKKALKLLTKRNRGISLTRMFEEIHRKMRGWLQYYSIGKLTNFIQRLDKWLRVRIRQYIWKQWKKFKTKVTNLQKLGLPQHDAYVFASTRKGYWRTAHSKTLSYSLTNRKLEQLGLMNMSKTLQSIQCD from the coding sequence GTGCGACAATCGCAGAAAACAGAACAACAAGCTGACCGCTTGTCGAGGATAGGTTTGGAAAACCGAAAGTACACAAGGGCGCGTAGTACCGGTTATGGTGAAGGTAAAGGTATGAGTGTCACTATCCAAGACCTGGTCTTGGATCGCAATAACCTTAATCAGGCTTATTTGCGAGTTAAGAGAAATAAAGGAGCAGCAGGCGTTGACGATATGACAGTCAATGACCTTCTGCCATATCTCAGAGAAAATAAGACGGAACTGATCGCTAGTTTGCGTGAGGGCAAGTATAAACCAGCTCCAGTCAAACGGGTAGAAATTCCGAAGCCTAATGGTGGAGTAAGAAGACTTGGAATACCAACGGTGGTGGACCGAATGGTTCAACAAGCTGTAGCCCAAATTCTTACGCCTATCTTTGAGCGTATTTTCTCTGATAATAGCTTTGGCTTCCGTCCCCACCGTGGGGCCCATGACGCTATTTCAAAAGTAGTAGATCTTTATAATCAAGGTTATCGAAGAGTTGTCGACTTAGACCTAAAAGCCTATTTTGATAACGTTAATCATGACTTGATGATTAAGTATCTCCAACAATATATTGATGACCCATGGACACTAAGACTCATTCGTAAGTTTCTAACTAGCGGAGTCTTAGACCATGGGCTTTTCGCTAAGAGTGAAAAAGGAACCCCACAAGGAGGGCCATTGTCACCACTACTGGCGAACATCTATCTAAATGAGTTGGACGAAGAGTTGACTAGACGTGGTCACCACTTTGTGCGCTATGCGGATGATTGTAACATCTATGTTAAAAGTCAACGAGCCGGAGAACGAGTAATGCGAAGCATTACCCAGTTTCTAGAAAAGCGCTTGAAAGTTAAAGTGAACCCAGATAAAACCAAAGTCGGTAGCCCGCTACGGTTGAAGTTTCTTGGCTTTTCGTTGGGTGTAGACCACAATGGGGCCTACGCCCGTCCAGCTAAACAATCGCAACAACGAGTAAAGAAAGCACTGAAGTTATTAACTAAACGTAATCGTGGAATATCTCTGACAAGAATGTTTGAAGAAATTCATCGAAAAATGCGTGGGTGGCTTCAGTACTACTCAATTGGGAAACTAACTAACTTTATTCAACGCCTTGACAAGTGGTTGAGGGTCCGAATAAGGCAGTATATTTGGAAGCAATGGAAAAAGTTTAAAACTAAGGTAACTAACTTACAGAAGTTGGGGCTGCCCCAGCATGATGCATATGTCTTCGCTAGTACCCGAAAGGGCTACTGGCGAACTGCACATAGTAAGACCTTGAGCTATTCTCTAACTAATAGAAAACTGGAACAACTCGGACTTATGAATATGTCCAAGACGCTCCAGTCAATTCAATGTGATTAA
- the lepB gene encoding signal peptidase I, producing the protein MKAFREAMSWIIPILIGLIIALVIKQFFFQIVRVDGPSMQPNLQNNERVFCLKTAKIHHGSVVVFDANGVDPQVSVKTDYVKRVIGLPGDTVSSKNGNIYVNGKKINQDYISKSQRTTGTGNWTLRSISVQNSWLKNNGATKVPKGEYFVLGDHRSVSNDGRYWGFVPKSKIDGVVKVPSWTGTKTTRENVNKEWQHFYDK; encoded by the coding sequence ATGAAAGCATTTCGTGAAGCAATGAGTTGGATTATTCCCATTTTAATCGGGTTAATAATCGCATTAGTAATTAAGCAGTTTTTCTTCCAAATTGTTCGGGTTGATGGCCCATCCATGCAACCAAACTTACAAAATAATGAACGAGTATTTTGTTTGAAAACTGCCAAGATCCATCATGGAAGTGTCGTTGTATTTGATGCTAATGGTGTTGATCCGCAAGTATCGGTCAAGACTGATTATGTTAAGCGAGTAATTGGACTTCCTGGTGATACTGTTAGCTCTAAGAATGGAAACATTTATGTTAACGGCAAAAAGATTAATCAAGACTACATTAGCAAGAGTCAACGAACAACCGGAACTGGAAACTGGACACTGCGTAGTATCTCAGTTCAGAACAGTTGGTTAAAGAATAATGGTGCCACAAAAGTTCCGAAAGGTGAATACTTTGTTCTTGGGGATCACCGGAGCGTTTCAAACGATGGTCGTTACTGGGGATTTGTACCTAAGAGTAAGATTGATGGGGTTGTAAAAGTTCCATCATGGACTGGGACAAAGACAACTCGCGAAAATGTTAATAAAGAATGGCAGCATTTCTATGACAAGTAA
- a CDS encoding IS30 family transposase, whose amino-acid sequence MTYTHLTTNELTIIAHSFVQKLKAYRVAQMIKRCAETVYRVYRYLETGASIADYQDHYMRNKQRCSRKRTQLSLAELTYINDKIAQGWTPDTIIGRAERPISCNRRTLYRMFERGQFGFDVRSLPMRGKRHPNGYVERRGKAGQLGRSIHERAKDFPHYATEFGHLEADTVQGKKHQGAVMTLTERQSKVEIVLNVHEKTADAINQHLSQWLRKFPRHFFKSITFDNGKEFAGWREIANQFDLHTYFAEVGAPNQRGLNENNNGLLRRDGLTKQLDFRNLPDELVTQLMSKRNNLPRKSLGYRTPYEVFMSYVTDEQLFSF is encoded by the coding sequence ATGACTTACACCCATCTTACCACAAACGAGCTGACAATCATCGCCCATTCTTTCGTGCAAAAGCTTAAAGCGTACCGAGTGGCCCAAATGATCAAACGTTGCGCCGAAACCGTTTATCGCGTTTATCGTTACCTGGAAACCGGTGCCTCAATTGCTGATTATCAAGATCACTATATGCGCAATAAGCAACGTTGTAGCCGAAAACGTACTCAGTTGTCACTGGCTGAACTCACTTATATCAACGACAAAATTGCCCAGGGGTGGACGCCTGATACCATTATTGGGCGCGCTGAGCGCCCAATTAGTTGTAACCGGCGAACTCTTTACCGGATGTTTGAACGTGGCCAGTTCGGCTTCGATGTCCGTTCCTTGCCGATGCGAGGTAAGCGGCACCCGAATGGCTATGTCGAGCGCCGTGGGAAGGCTGGCCAATTGGGGCGAAGTATTCACGAGCGTGCCAAGGACTTTCCGCACTATGCCACTGAATTTGGGCACCTTGAAGCTGATACCGTCCAAGGCAAAAAGCACCAAGGGGCGGTAATGACCCTGACCGAACGCCAATCGAAGGTCGAAATTGTACTCAATGTGCACGAAAAGACGGCTGATGCGATTAACCAACACTTAAGTCAGTGGCTTCGGAAATTCCCGCGGCACTTCTTCAAATCGATTACCTTTGACAACGGAAAAGAATTCGCCGGCTGGCGCGAGATTGCCAATCAATTTGACCTTCACACTTACTTTGCCGAGGTTGGTGCTCCCAATCAACGAGGGCTGAACGAAAACAACAACGGTCTTTTACGCCGGGATGGCTTAACGAAACAGCTAGATTTCCGCAATCTTCCTGATGAATTGGTAACCCAACTGATGAGTAAGCGAAATAACCTGCCCCGTAAATCACTAGGCTATCGAACTCCATATGAAGTATTCATGTCTTACGTCACTGATGAGCAACTATTTTCTTTCTAA